Genomic window (Persephonella hydrogeniphila):
ATTACTGAAAGAGATTACAGTACCTACACCTTCAGGTGTTTTTATAGTCAGATAAAGGGGGATTTTGTTATGGGTAAAGTGTATATTGTAGGTGCAGGACCGGGAGACCCAGAACTTTTGACATTAAAAGCTCTAAAAGCTATTAAAAAGGCTGATGTTATTCTGTACGATAGGCTTATAAATCCTGAAATTCTCCTACATGCAAAACCAGGATGTGAACTTGTTTATGTAGGAAAGGAGGACGGTAAACATATACTGGAGCAGGACAAGATAAATTTTCTTCTGTACGAGTTTGCAAAAAGCAACGAGATTGTAGTTAGACTGAAGGGTGGAGATCCTTTTGTTTTTGGTAGAGGAGGAGAAGAGGCTATATTTCTGAAAGAAAAAGGAATTCCCTTTGAGATAGTCCCAGGTATTACCTCAGCCATCTCTGTTCCCCTTTATGCAGGAGTACCGGTAACACACAGGGGAGTTGCATCTTCTTTTGTTGTTGTTACAGGACACGGTTCTAAAGGACAGTTTCCAGACATAAACTGGAAATCTCTTGTTGGTATAGATACAGTCATTTTCCTGATGGGCATAGCAAACAGACAGAAAATAGCTGAGAATCTAATAAAGGCAGGAAAATCACCAGAAACCCCTGTGATTTTTATTGAAAAGGGAACAACGAAAGAACAGAAAGAGATAGAATCTACCCTTGAAGAAGTAGCTCAGGGTAAAGTCAAAGTACATCCTCCTGCTATATTTTTGGTTGGTGAAGTGGTAAGACTGAGGGGAAAAATAAACTGGTTTGAAGAAGCTTTAGGAGAAGTTCGGGTATGATAGAGCTGTCTGAAAAAGAAAAATCATTAATAAAAGTGTTGCAGGAAGGTATCCCTTTAGAAAGAAGACCTTTTAAGAGATTAGGAGAAAAGTTAGATCTTACAGAAAATCAGATCATATCAATGATACAAAAGCTAAAAGAAAATAAAATAATAAGACAGATATCCCCTATATACGATACCAAATCTTTAGGCTATGACAGTTCTCTTGTTGCATTTAAAATAACAGGAGATGTACAAAAAGCTGCACAGATAGTAAATACGCATCCGGGGGTTAGCCATAACTATGAAAGGAATGATGTTTTTAATATGTGGTTTACAATTGCTGTACCACCAGATAGTAAGTTAGGACTTGAACAGACAGTAAATCTTTTGGCTGAAATGACAGATACTGAAGATTTTGTTATTCTTAGAACCGTTAAGCTTTACAAAATAGGAGTAAAGCTCGATTTTGATAATCTCAAGGAAAAAGAACAGCTCACTAAAAAAGAACCTCTGAAGAAAGTAATCCTTTCTGAAGAAGATAAAAAAATAATAAAGATAACACAGGAAGATATTCCTCTTGTGGAAGATCCATTTGGTGTATATGCTGAGAGAATAGGAATAGAAGAGGGAAAGCTCTTAGACAGGTTGTCGTACTATCAGGAAACAGGAGTTATGAGAAGGTTTGCAGCCATACTTTACCACAGGAAAGCTGGATTTAAAGCAAACGGTATGACAGTCTGGAATGTCCCAGATAGTATTGTTGATGAAATCGGGTATAGAGTTGCAGCTTACCGTTCTGTAACCCATTGTTATAAAAGAACGGTTAATGAAAAATGGAAATACAACCTGTTTTCTATGATTCATGGAAGAACAAAGGAGGAGTTAGAAGATTTTGTTAAGGAACTGTCTCAGGAAATAGGTATTAAAGATTACAAAATACTCTACTCAACCCAAGAATTTAAGAAAAGAAGGATAAAGTACTTTTCAGAAGATTTCTATACATGGGAGGAGGATGCAGAAAATGGAAGATATACTCAATCAAATATCAAAGGTAAAGAGGGATAAGTTAGGTACAGATATTCCTATACTTATTTTCAGGGTTCTAAGACATTACACCCATGTGTATGCTTCAGACCTATTAGGAGAAAGAGCATCAAATATTCTTTTTATTAATGCAGGAAAGGCTCTTGGTGATCAACTTGGGGAAAGATTATATGACGAAGATCTAAAAAGATATCTTGAAAAAATATCTGAGTTTGTTGAGAGAGAAAAGATAGGAATTCTAAAGGTAACTGAGCTTAACGATAACAAACTTGTAGTACAGTTAGATGAATGTATCACATGTGCAGGAATGGATAATATTGGGAAAAGAATATGTTTTTTTGAAGTAGGTCTTGTTGCAGGTCTTGTTGAAAAGTATTTAGGTAAGAAGGTAATAGCCTATGAAACCAAATGCAATGCAAATGGAGAAGAAACCTGTGAGGTTACTGTAAATTTTTAAAAATTTTGATTTTTACTAAAAAAAGCCCCCGTTAACGGGGGCTTTTTTATTTTTAAGTGGTTGCTGTAACAGGAGCTTCTTTCTTGGACAGATACAGTTTGTAAACAAGGTCAACAAGGAGTAAAACAGCACCTGCCACAATCATCAGGTCAGGGATAAGTCTTATCCACAGCCAGAATCCCATTCCTTCTAATACTTCCCTTGTTCTTGCAACCCAGTATCCATAGTTGAATGCCCATTCCATCTGTTTTTCTCCGATAACAAGGACAGGGAATGCAAACAGGAATATACCTCCTGTTGTGAGCCAGAACGCAAGGTTGGAAACTTTTTCGTCCCAGTGCAGACCTTTTGCAAGTGCATTAGCTCTCGCTATCAGATAGAGGAATCCGATAGAGATATATCCAAATGCTCCAAGAAGGGCAACGTGTCCGTGAGCCATTCCAAAATATGTTCCGTGTTCGTAGTAGTTTATGATAGGCAGATTAATGAGCATTCCGTAGAATCCTGCACCGAGCCAGTTCAGGAATGCAGAACCTGCAAGCCACAGGAATGCCATTCTGAATGGGAAGGATTCTCCTTTTCCTTTTATGTGGAGGTACTCTTTAGTAGCCTCAATCATAAGAATAACAAGAGGTAGTGGTTCGAGGGACGACAACACTCCTCCCCAGGCAATCCAGAACTCATTTTCTCCCATCCAGAAGTAGTGGTGTCCTGTTCCTATTGTTCCTGCCGCAACGATAAGGAATGCTTCAAAGAACATCATGATTGTTGCAAATCTTGCACTTACAAGACCCAGAGCAACTGTCAGGAATGCAAGTGTACCTGCAGCAAACAGCTCAAATGTATTTTCAACCCAGAGGTGAACGACCCACCATCTGAAGTAGTCGTCAATTGTAAAGTTAGGCATGATTTTATGTAGAGGAGCCATACCTGCCATATAAAGAACAGCAATAGCAAATGCAGACCATATCATCATTGCAAGAGGTGGTGTAACTTTCTCAGCCTGTCTTACAGTAAAGAATACTATTGTGAACCACAGAACAAGACCTACTACAAGACCTATATCCCATAGTCTTCCAAGCTCTATATACTCTCTTCCTTCTGATCCAAGCCAGAACCAGAGTGGATCGGGAAGTTTTCCAAGAGCTCCAAGCCACAGGCCAATTAGACCTCCGCCTCCTACCACAAGTAAAGCTATCCATAAGATGTCAACTGCGATGGGGAATTTGAAATCCTTTCCACCTGAGGCAAGAGGAGCTACAAATAAACCACCTGCAAGCCATCCTATCGCTATCCACAGAACTGCAAGGTTAAGGTGGAATTCTCTTGCCACATTAAATGGCAGTAATGTTTGTGGAACAATCCAGCTATGAGTTGGATCTGCATAAAGGTGAGCCATATAACCTCCAAGAAGTGTCTGAAGAACAAAGAATAATGGAACAAGAGGTACATACTTTATAACTTTCTCTTGAAGAGGTGTAAGTTTTGTTATTTTGAGAGCTTCTGAGTACTCTTTTTCAGAGTCAAATTTCAGGAAGTAGTCGTAGAAAGCCCACATAACAACAATTGTTAATGCCCAGCATGCCATAAATGCAACGAGAGACCAGAAAAGTGTTGGATAGTGCGCATCCAATCCTATTGCTGGTTCTGGTGGCCAGTTATTTGTATAAGTAGGATGCAGATTCAGACTTTTATAAACGCTCATAGGTTCGCCAAGAGATTTTATTACAGAAACTTCTTCAGCAGGTTTGGCTGATGGTCTTGGTGTTACAGCTACAAGAGTAGTCCAGTCGATAAAGTCTGCAATTTTATCTGCTTCTTCAGGCTTGATAAGTCCGCCGACCATAGCGTACTGTGGATTTCCTTTTACAAGGTACTCAACAAGTTTTTCCTTTACTTGAAGCCATGCCTTTTCGTGCTGTGGTGTTAACTGTGTTACACCTTCTTTCAGAATAGATTTTTTCCTTACATCCTCTGTGACAAGGTAATCGATCTGAGTTTTTTCCTCAGGTGAGAGCTCTTCATAGTTTTTTCCGTACTTTTCCTGTGCATAGATATCCTGTAGTTTTACTATCTTTTCGTGGAGTATCCATGCTGTGTAATCGGGACCTATATAGGCACCGTTTCCAAGAAGTGTTCCCTGATCCATAAGAACATATTTCTGGAAGTAAGCTTTACCCTGTACGATATCATCATATGTGTAGAGCGTTTGGGTACCTCTGACTTCCTGAGGAATAGGTGGAACATCTTTGATCTGTTTGACAGTAAGGAGCGTAAACAGACCTACTGCTGCAATTGTGGATAGAACGAAGATCAGAAACCACTTTTTAGTGGTTTGATCCATCAATTTACTCATCTCCTAAACCCTCCTATGTAGTTAAGTAGACTCTTATTACATAAACAAACAGATAACTGAAAAACATAATTCCAAAAAGCTTTTTGTATGTTCCTGCTTCACCTCCTTTGTAAATAAGAGCTAAAGAGATAATAAACAGAACAATTAGATACCCTAAAATCATCACAAGGGCGCTCTGTCCTACAGGATTTGCTGTAAGATCGTCCATACCTGACATCGTTAAGATAGACAATAGCAGTATTCCTGTAGCCCCTGTTATTAGTACAAAAGTAAAAGCTAATTTTAGATATCTTTTTACTATTTTTTCTTTCAAGATCTCTTCATCTCCAAATGTAAAAACGAAAGAAATTCCGAAAAAAGCAGCATTGGATATAACATGAAACATGAAAGACAGCTTCCAAAGCCATGAACCAACTTCCATCATCTTTTATACTATCCTCCTAACATCCTTACAATTGCAATAACACACGGCCCTGCCAGTAACAAGAACGAAGCTGTAAGAAATATTACAAGGGCTATTACTATTGACCACTGTTTTGAGTTCCATTCTGGCATTAAATCTCCTTATCTTTATTTATTTAATACTTTTTTGTCTTAAATTAATTTATTAATAACCTGCCTGCATTGATTCAAATCAATGCTTTTTACAGCTCAATTTTTTTCTGTGGATTTGGTGCTATCACAGCCTGTACAATCATGTCCTCTTCAGCTTCAAATCCATGGGGTTCTTCTGGGTAGTAGTAAAGGGAGTCTTCTATTTCGAGTAATTCGTACTGTTCTTCAGAACCGTAGAAAAATTTCCCTTTTCCCCTTAGAACTGTAACAAATACATCTGATTTTGAGGCATGAAGTGGAATTTTCTGTCCTTTTTTCAGGTAAAAATGAACAACGACCATATTATCTGTAGCTATCAGTTTCTCAGAAATAGGTTTTTCTGAGCTAAACTTTTCCGAAACTGGATAAATTTTTAAAGCCATATTACCCTCCTATAAAATAAACATTAGTTTTGCAAGTATTATTACTGAAAAAACCAGTACAAACACACCGTAATGGGCGTAATCGAAAAATTTGCTTTCAGATTTCCCTTTTATAAAAAGTGAGATAGCAGTTATAACAAGGAGTAATACTGTTAAAGCAAGAGAAATCTTTAATATAAGAAGTTTTGCAAAATTTGTAGACAAATCAATCTCTTTCATGTATATATGGAACATATAAAATCCTGAAGCATATAAAAATAGCACAAAGATAGGAACAATTTTTATCCCCCGTTTTCTTATCATAACTTTTTCAATCTCTTTAAATTTTTCTTCACCATATTCTTTTTTTATGGCAGGAAGCAACACTACCTCTGTAAAGACAACTCCACCAAAAATAACAGCACTAACAAGATGAATAATTTTTGCTATTTCATACATCTTTACACCTTGACGTTTTCAAATTTCTCGATATTTTTTATCGCGTCCTCAAGGGTTGTTGAGGAAAACATCCTGTATATCTCTTCCCTTTTATCTGCCCATAGATGATGAATCGTGCACGGATTCTGGTCTGAGCATTCTTCAAAACCAAGTATACATCTGTTGAAAAAATCCATACCATCAATCACTGCAACAATATCAATAAGTTTTATCTCCGAGGGCTTTTTTATAAGTTTTATTCCTCCCTGTGGACCTCTATGGGACTCTAAAAGACCTGCCTTTACAAGTTTCTGGAAATTTTTTGATAAAAAATAAAATGACATTCCCAGATCTTTCGCTATTTTGTGTATTGATATAAATTTATCTTTCCATCCTTCCTTGTAAAGTTTTGCTACATAAATCATTGCCCTTATAGAGTCTTTACATGCCGCGGAAAGCATTACTCGAACCTCTCTATGTCGTATTTCAGGATATCTGGAAAGAAAAAGTCCTCTTCTTCTGTAAAGTGGTCTTTAAGTGTTGAGAAAAACTCCTTTGCAGTTTTTATTATCTCTTTTTTTAAGTCTCTACCTCTGTACTCCTTTTCTCCCTTTTTGTACAGACTTATCAGATACTCTAAATGTTCAACAATTTCATCAAGGGTTCTATGCCCAAAATTAAGAGCTTCTATATCAAAATCAGTTATTCCAGCTTCCTGCAGAGCCTGATCCAGATCTTCCTCTTCAACCCTTGCATGTTCAGCAACATCTTTTTTAATAAAATCCATAACTTCGTCTAACACTTCGTCAGAAAACTGATTCTCTAATTTTTCCTCAAGCTCTTCACTCTTTTTGAGAAGTACAACATGCTCTTCTGTTAATTTGTTTAGTATCTGTTTGACTTTTTCAAAACTCATTTTTATCCTCCCATTCTCAATTTTGCAGCAAGAAATATTATTGATATACCAAGTAAAAGGTTCACAACTCCTATTATTCTTGCTGCTACTTTAAACTTTTTATTAATATGAGACCGGGGTCCCACATAAAAATCATGTACAACAGCTAAAAAGACAGTAAGAGCAAACAGATGTAGCTTATGATGAAGTGTAGAAGCATAAGGGTTGCTCCAGCCTGTAAGATCTGAAAAAGAAACCCCCATTGTCTTCATATTATAAAGTCCTGTTAAAAATAGAACAGGGAGACCTATAACTGTTCCCCAGAAACTGTATCTTTTACCCACTTCCTGATATGCTTTAACACTTATATCCTGAGGAAGCTTCCTTACATACGGAGATAAGGCAAGAACCATAAATAACATTCCTCCTATCCAGAAAGAAGCTGCTATAAGATGGATAAACATTACAAATGTACTCATTTCCGCCTATTTAAGATTTAAGAGTATTTTATCTTAAATATAAATTATTAATACATAAAAAATCAACCCTTTGCAAACTTTTATGATTTGTTTTAATCTGAATATCAAAAAGGAGGGTTACGATGGAAAAATATCCCCTTGTTGTACTACCTGCTGATGATAATGAATTAGAAAAGACCCTTGCTATGGCAGTTGATAAAAGTATAGACATGATTGAACTGAGGATTGATCAGTTCTCAAATTTTGATATTAAGTATATTGTTGAAAAGGCACAACTGGTTAAGAAATATGACTTTGGAATGATTGCTACTGTAAGATCAAAAGAGGAAGGGGGAACTGATATACAGGATGAAGACAGAGTGAAGATTTTTGAGGCTGTAGTTGAGTATGCAGACATATTAGATATAGAACTAACATCTAAGAGGATAAATCATAAAGTAATAGAGATAGCAAAAGATGAAGGGAAGCTTTCTCTTGTATCCTATCATGACTTTGAGAAGACGCCAGAAGAAGATGAAATTCAGAAAATAATTGATGATGCATCGGCTTTAGGGGCTGACATAATAAAGTATGCCTTTACTGTGAACTCAGTTGAAGATGTTTCAAGACTGATGTGTGTGACAGCGAAAAATAGAGATAAAAAACTCGTCGCCATAGGAATGGGAGAACTTGGAAGAATAACCAGAGTTGCTGGATTTTTCTTTGGTTCTGTACTAACTTATACCTATATCGGTAAATCTTTTGCTCCCGGCCAGATAGAAGCCGGTAGACTGATTGAAGAACTTAAATTTTATGGTTTAAGGGGTTGAAGATGGAACATCTTACAAAGGAGCAGATAGAAGAGTTAAAAGGTATACTTTTAGAATGGAGAGAACAGTTAATAAAAGAGTCTCAGGAATCAATGGGAGAACCGTTATCTTATGAAGGTGGAGATGAGATAGACAGGGCAGATACAGAAGCAGGAAGACTTGTTATGCTCAGGAATTTAGATAGGGATAGGAAACTGCTAAAAAGAATAGAGTATACCTTAAGAAAAATAGAGGCAGGAACTTACGGTATATGCGAAATGTGTGGAGCTGAAATACCATACCCCAGACTAAAAGCACGACCTGTAGCAAAACTGTGTATTCAGTGTAAAGAGCTTGAAGAAGAAAATGAGTGAGAGGAAAGTAAGATGAGAGTAAAAATAACAGATACTGATGCTCTCATAATAGTAGATATGCAAAATGATTTTATGCCTGGAGGAGCTTTACCTGTTCCAGAAGGGGATAGGATTGTTCCCGTCTTGAACAGATATATAGAAAAATTTTCTTCCAATGGGAATCCTGTATTTTTTACAAGAGACTGGCATCCTGAAGATCATATATCATTCAAAGGGTATGGAGGAATATGGCCTCCACACTGTGTACAGGGGACAAAGGGTGCAGAATTCCACCCTGAACTAAAAATCCCCTATGACAACAAATTCATTATATCAAAAGGATATTCCAGAGATTTTGATGCTTACTCAGGATTTCAAGGTACGATTCTTGACAATCTACTAAAAGAAAGAGGGGTGAAAAGGATTTTTGTAGGAGGAGTTGCCACAGATTACTGTGTAAAAAACACAGCACTTGGAGGTTTGAATTTAGGTTATCAGGTTTTCATCCTTGAAGATGGTATAAAAGGGGTTAATGTTAATCCAGAAGATTCAAAAAAAGCTTTAAACTTACTTCTTGAAAGAGGTGCAGTTCTTATAAATTTAGAAGATATAGAACAGTGAAAATACACCTCAGGAGACAGTTGTAATAATTGGGTAAGTTTAGTTATACATATATCTTTAATATAAAAGAGGCGTTAGAAAGTCTGAAATTTTTTGAAAAAGATAAGTATCTGTTTTTAGACACAGAAGTTGCTGTAAAGTCGTTTAAAGAGATAGACTTTTTTTCAGACAGGATTCGCCTAGTACAGTTAGGAAATTATGAAAATATATTCGTGTACGATATGTTCTTAATCCCTGAGTTTTCCCGACATTTGAAAAAACTATTAGAAGGAAAGGGTGTTATAGGACATAACCTGAAGTTTGATATAAAGTTTTTAAAAACAAACTTTAATATTTTC
Coding sequences:
- a CDS encoding V4R domain-containing protein; the encoded protein is MEDILNQISKVKRDKLGTDIPILIFRVLRHYTHVYASDLLGERASNILFINAGKALGDQLGERLYDEDLKRYLEKISEFVEREKIGILKVTELNDNKLVVQLDECITCAGMDNIGKRICFFEVGLVAGLVEKYLGKKVIAYETKCNANGEETCEVTVNF
- a CDS encoding RrF2 family transcriptional regulator, which produces MLSAACKDSIRAMIYVAKLYKEGWKDKFISIHKIAKDLGMSFYFLSKNFQKLVKAGLLESHRGPQGGIKLIKKPSEIKLIDIVAVIDGMDFFNRCILGFEECSDQNPCTIHHLWADKREEIYRMFSSTTLEDAIKNIEKFENVKV
- a CDS encoding nicotinamidase, with product MRVKITDTDALIIVDMQNDFMPGGALPVPEGDRIVPVLNRYIEKFSSNGNPVFFTRDWHPEDHISFKGYGGIWPPHCVQGTKGAEFHPELKIPYDNKFIISKGYSRDFDAYSGFQGTILDNLLKERGVKRIFVGGVATDYCVKNTALGGLNLGYQVFILEDGIKGVNVNPEDSKKALNLLLERGAVLINLEDIEQ
- a CDS encoding cupin, which translates into the protein MALKIYPVSEKFSSEKPISEKLIATDNMVVVHFYLKKGQKIPLHASKSDVFVTVLRGKGKFFYGSEEQYELLEIEDSLYYYPEEPHGFEAEEDMIVQAVIAPNPQKKIEL
- the dksA gene encoding RNA polymerase-binding protein DksA, producing the protein MEHLTKEQIEELKGILLEWREQLIKESQESMGEPLSYEGGDEIDRADTEAGRLVMLRNLDRDRKLLKRIEYTLRKIEAGTYGICEMCGAEIPYPRLKARPVAKLCIQCKELEEENE
- a CDS encoding CopD family protein, which gives rise to MSTFVMFIHLIAASFWIGGMLFMVLALSPYVRKLPQDISVKAYQEVGKRYSFWGTVIGLPVLFLTGLYNMKTMGVSFSDLTGWSNPYASTLHHKLHLFALTVFLAVVHDFYVGPRSHINKKFKVAARIIGVVNLLLGISIIFLAAKLRMGG
- a CDS encoding hemerythrin domain-containing protein, translated to MSFEKVKQILNKLTEEHVVLLKKSEELEEKLENQFSDEVLDEVMDFIKKDVAEHARVEEEDLDQALQEAGITDFDIEALNFGHRTLDEIVEHLEYLISLYKKGEKEYRGRDLKKEIIKTAKEFFSTLKDHFTEEEDFFFPDILKYDIERFE
- a CDS encoding Lrp/AsnC family transcriptional regulator; this translates as MIELSEKEKSLIKVLQEGIPLERRPFKRLGEKLDLTENQIISMIQKLKENKIIRQISPIYDTKSLGYDSSLVAFKITGDVQKAAQIVNTHPGVSHNYERNDVFNMWFTIAVPPDSKLGLEQTVNLLAEMTDTEDFVILRTVKLYKIGVKLDFDNLKEKEQLTKKEPLKKVILSEEDKKIIKITQEDIPLVEDPFGVYAERIGIEEGKLLDRLSYYQETGVMRRFAAILYHRKAGFKANGMTVWNVPDSIVDEIGYRVAAYRSVTHCYKRTVNEKWKYNLFSMIHGRTKEELEDFVKELSQEIGIKDYKILYSTQEFKKRRIKYFSEDFYTWEEDAENGRYTQSNIKGKEG
- a CDS encoding nitric-oxide reductase large subunit, encoding MSKLMDQTTKKWFLIFVLSTIAAVGLFTLLTVKQIKDVPPIPQEVRGTQTLYTYDDIVQGKAYFQKYVLMDQGTLLGNGAYIGPDYTAWILHEKIVKLQDIYAQEKYGKNYEELSPEEKTQIDYLVTEDVRKKSILKEGVTQLTPQHEKAWLQVKEKLVEYLVKGNPQYAMVGGLIKPEEADKIADFIDWTTLVAVTPRPSAKPAEEVSVIKSLGEPMSVYKSLNLHPTYTNNWPPEPAIGLDAHYPTLFWSLVAFMACWALTIVVMWAFYDYFLKFDSEKEYSEALKITKLTPLQEKVIKYVPLVPLFFVLQTLLGGYMAHLYADPTHSWIVPQTLLPFNVAREFHLNLAVLWIAIGWLAGGLFVAPLASGGKDFKFPIAVDILWIALLVVGGGGLIGLWLGALGKLPDPLWFWLGSEGREYIELGRLWDIGLVVGLVLWFTIVFFTVRQAEKVTPPLAMMIWSAFAIAVLYMAGMAPLHKIMPNFTIDDYFRWWVVHLWVENTFELFAAGTLAFLTVALGLVSARFATIMMFFEAFLIVAAGTIGTGHHYFWMGENEFWIAWGGVLSSLEPLPLVILMIEATKEYLHIKGKGESFPFRMAFLWLAGSAFLNWLGAGFYGMLINLPIINYYEHGTYFGMAHGHVALLGAFGYISIGFLYLIARANALAKGLHWDEKVSNLAFWLTTGGIFLFAFPVLVIGEKQMEWAFNYGYWVARTREVLEGMGFWLWIRLIPDLMIVAGAVLLLVDLVYKLYLSKKEAPVTATT
- the cobA gene encoding uroporphyrinogen-III C-methyltransferase; protein product: MGKVYIVGAGPGDPELLTLKALKAIKKADVILYDRLINPEILLHAKPGCELVYVGKEDGKHILEQDKINFLLYEFAKSNEIVVRLKGGDPFVFGRGGEEAIFLKEKGIPFEIVPGITSAISVPLYAGVPVTHRGVASSFVVVTGHGSKGQFPDINWKSLVGIDTVIFLMGIANRQKIAENLIKAGKSPETPVIFIEKGTTKEQKEIESTLEEVAQGKVKVHPPAIFLVGEVVRLRGKINWFEEALGEVRV
- the aroD gene encoding type I 3-dehydroquinate dehydratase is translated as MEKYPLVVLPADDNELEKTLAMAVDKSIDMIELRIDQFSNFDIKYIVEKAQLVKKYDFGMIATVRSKEEGGTDIQDEDRVKIFEAVVEYADILDIELTSKRINHKVIEIAKDEGKLSLVSYHDFEKTPEEDEIQKIIDDASALGADIIKYAFTVNSVEDVSRLMCVTAKNRDKKLVAIGMGELGRITRVAGFFFGSVLTYTYIGKSFAPGQIEAGRLIEELKFYGLRG